A section of the Alphaproteobacteria bacterium genome encodes:
- a CDS encoding ABC transporter permease subunit: protein MQEPPIAAPRQSANILNSPRARVALTRTASLVVLVVLWQIMASLVHSRALPAPDAVGVKLLEYAADGSIFFQTGITLARVAAAFVLAMLFGAAIGIALARRIRLDAFFDSWLVIALNVPALVTIILCYVWFGLTEAAAILAVSVNKVPTVATIVREGARAVDRELLQVAEAFALPWGRAFLRVYLPQLFPHLMASARSGLALIWKIVLVVELIGRSNGVGFKLGIFFQYFDIVSILAYSIVFIVIVLAVEMVLLRPLERHLSRWRL, encoded by the coding sequence ATGCAGGAACCCCCCATCGCAGCACCCCGTCAATCCGCGAATATCCTCAACTCACCCCGTGCGCGTGTGGCACTCACACGCACGGCCTCACTCGTCGTTCTCGTCGTGTTGTGGCAGATCATGGCAAGCCTTGTGCATTCGCGCGCACTTCCCGCACCGGACGCGGTTGGCGTCAAGCTTCTCGAATATGCCGCCGATGGCTCGATCTTCTTTCAGACCGGAATCACGCTAGCCCGCGTCGCCGCCGCTTTCGTTCTGGCAATGTTGTTCGGTGCCGCCATCGGCATCGCACTCGCGCGCCGCATTCGGCTCGACGCCTTTTTCGATAGCTGGCTCGTGATCGCGCTCAATGTTCCCGCGCTTGTGACAATCATCCTCTGCTACGTGTGGTTCGGGCTAACCGAGGCGGCGGCGATTCTCGCGGTTTCGGTCAATAAAGTTCCGACCGTGGCTACAATTGTGCGCGAGGGTGCGCGCGCCGTCGACCGAGAGCTGTTGCAGGTGGCGGAAGCGTTCGCATTGCCGTGGGGCCGCGCATTCCTGCGCGTTTACCTCCCTCAGCTCTTTCCGCATCTCATGGCGTCGGCTCGTTCCGGCCTTGCGCTAATATGGAAAATCGTGCTGGTGGTCGAGCTGATCGGCCGCTCGAATGGCGTTGGCTTCAAGCTAGGCATCTTCTTCCAGTATTTCGATATCGTGAGCATCCTGGCCTACAGCATTGTCTTCATCGTGATTGTGCTTGCGGTTGAAATGGTCCTACTGCGGCCGCTTGAGCGCCACTTGAGCCGGTGGCGCCTGTGA
- a CDS encoding ABC transporter ATP-binding protein produces the protein MTALTVDIRRKIYRQPGARAEHVALDGVAFTVPEGQFACVVGPSGCGKTTMLNIIGGLDRAFDGKVGFGEDGGAVRPRSAYVFQTPRLMPWLSVLDNVRLVLKNGATSAQARDLLVQMGLESTLDSFPNRLSGGMQRRVALARAFAIEPTLLLLDEPFVSLDLPGADHLRGSLLDLWQQRPTTVLFVTHDLREALQLADRILFMSASPGRVVLDFRVDLSRPRRADEPGIEAIRRRLLAEHPDLLAGLPPSTSAAEALEGAEPTRE, from the coding sequence GTGACGGCACTAACGGTCGATATCAGACGCAAGATTTATCGCCAACCGGGGGCCAGAGCAGAGCATGTGGCACTTGACGGCGTGGCGTTCACGGTGCCTGAAGGCCAGTTCGCCTGCGTCGTGGGACCGTCGGGATGCGGCAAGACAACGATGCTCAACATCATCGGCGGATTGGACCGCGCGTTCGATGGCAAGGTGGGGTTCGGCGAGGATGGCGGCGCGGTGCGCCCCCGCTCGGCGTACGTTTTCCAGACCCCACGCCTCATGCCTTGGCTGAGCGTGCTGGATAATGTCCGACTTGTGCTCAAGAACGGAGCGACGAGCGCTCAAGCCCGCGACCTTCTGGTACAGATGGGACTCGAATCGACGCTCGACAGCTTTCCCAACCGGCTGTCGGGCGGCATGCAACGACGCGTGGCACTCGCCCGCGCATTTGCGATCGAGCCAACGCTTCTTTTGCTCGACGAGCCCTTCGTATCCCTCGACCTTCCCGGCGCCGACCATCTGAGAGGATCGTTGCTTGACCTTTGGCAACAGCGCCCTACCACGGTGCTGTTCGTCACCCATGACCTGCGCGAAGCCCTTCAGCTTGCTGACCGGATCCTTTTCATGTCGGCGAGTCCCGGCCGAGTCGTGCTGGACTTTCGGGTCGACCTGTCGCGACCAAGGCGAGCGGACGAGCCGGGGATCGAGGCGATCCGGCGGCGTCTCCTGGCGGAACATCCCGATCTCCTCGCCGGCCTTCCGCCCTCGACGTCAGCCGCGGAGGCACTGGAAGGTGCCGAACCCACGCGCGAATAA